From Candida dubliniensis CD36 chromosome 7, complete sequence, the proteins below share one genomic window:
- a CDS encoding flavin-containing monooxygenase, putative (Similar to S. cerevisiae FMO1), protein MVEKRIAIVGGGPSGIITLRSLLDEGFTSITLFERKNKLGGCWNLTPPESINFEQLSKKQWNIDPIPETIPTTVPHSTVQRFMDTATYPYLETNVEDIAMEFDKPFPKETISKHGKNSPFRHFTEISQYLHDLADLNYVTFDTSVELIEKKNEQWRLVLRKFGQNQDYIYEEFFDNVVVASGHFDVPFIPEIPGLQQFSELDDTIVIHSKQFRSRDDFKDKQVVVVGASVSAMDSIRDILPVAKRAITSQKPTTEPHVYFGTEAFDHDGIEKRGQIVKIEDHTIYFHDGTSTFADAIILGTGFLYHYPFLPKFPQLKELIFDANDPSLAFVGHNTPGLTFKLFQWQAILVARVFAGKGNVPSTIRNDPTIHPDFEQYYETLREASSGALPPWNPTWEEAFYRGHLRRRQYWLDNP, encoded by the coding sequence ATGGTGGAGAAAAGAATTGCCATAGTTGGAGGTGGGCCATCTGGGATAATAACATTACGTTCTCTCTTAGATGAAGGATTCACTTCAATCACATTATTTGAACGAAAGAATAAATTAGGTGGTTGTTGGAATTTAACCCCACCAGAACTGATTAATTTCGAACAATTATCGAAAAAACAATGGAATATTGATCCTATACCTGAAACAATCCCAACAACTGTGCCTCATAGTACTGTGCAAAGATTCATGGACACGGCTACATATCCCTATTTAGAAACTAACGTTGAAGATATAGCCATGGAGTTTGATAAACCTTTCCCTAAAGAGACTATTTCCAAGCATGGTAAAAATTCGCCATTTAGACATTTCACAGAAATAAGTCAGTACTTGCATGATCTTGCAGATTTGAATTATGTCACATTTGACACTTCAGTAGAATTGattgagaaaaaaaatgaacaaTGGCGATTAGTACTTCGAAAATTTGGACAAAACCAAGATTATATTTATGAAGAATTTTTCgataatgttgttgttgccaGTGGCCATTTCGATGTTCCATTTATCCCAGAAATTCCTGGATTACAACAATTCTCTGAACTTGACGATACCATTGTGATTCATTCCAAACAATTTAGATCTCGAGATGATTTCAAAGATAAACAAGTTGTCGTTGTTGGAGCATCGGTTTCCGCCATGGATTCGATCCGAGACATTCTCCCCGTGGCCAAACGGGCTATCACGTCACAAAAACCAACAACTGAACCTCATGTTTATTTTGGTACTGAAGCATTTGATCATGATGGTATTGAAAAACGAGGACAAATAgttaaaattgaagatcATACAATTTATTTCCACGATGGAACATCAACATTTGCTGATGCTATTATTTTAGGTACAGGGTTTTTGTATCATTATCCATTTTTACCAAAATTTCCCCAACTCAAagaattaatatttgaCGCAAATGACCCTTCACTTGCATTTGTTGGTCATAATACCCCAGGGTTGACATTTAAACTTTTCCAATGGCAAGCAATACTTGTTGCTCGAGTTTTCGCAGGCAAAGGTAATGTCCCGTCAACAATCAGAAATGATCCAACGATTCACCCCGattttgaacaatattATGAAACATTAAGAGAGGCCTCTTCCGGCGCATTACCACCATGGAATCCTACTTGGGAAGAAGCATTTTATAGAGGACACTTACGAAGAAGACAATATTGGTTAGACAATCCTTGA